The following are from one region of the Cloacibacterium normanense genome:
- the hemH gene encoding ferrochelatase produces the protein MENNIAKNSKKGILLVNLGSPKSTKVEDVKEYLDEFLMDERVIDYPWFFRALLVKGIILNTRPKKSAAAYKTVWTDEGSPLIVITKQIQQKLQKLVDIPVEIGMRYAEPSIETGIRNLVEKGVEEIVLFPLYPQYAMSTTETVVEKAKEVQAKFFPNIKINYVKPFYNRDLYINCLAESIKEKLPENFDLLQFSYHGVPERHIYKTDPTKTCKIGDCCFKEDHPSHQYCYRHQCLKTTELVRQKLGLEDSQVKSTFQSRLGKDKWIEPYTDETLENLPKNGVKNLAIVCPAFVSDCLETLEEISVEGKEEFLHAGGENFHYVPCLNDEDRWIEVVKQLCEEEL, from the coding sequence TTGGAAAATAATATCGCTAAAAACTCGAAAAAGGGAATTTTACTCGTAAATCTTGGTTCGCCGAAATCTACAAAAGTAGAAGACGTAAAAGAATATCTAGATGAATTCTTGATGGACGAACGTGTGATAGACTATCCATGGTTCTTTAGAGCGCTTTTAGTAAAAGGAATTATCCTTAATACTCGTCCTAAAAAGTCTGCAGCAGCTTACAAAACCGTTTGGACAGATGAAGGTTCGCCATTGATTGTCATCACGAAACAGATTCAACAAAAATTGCAGAAATTAGTGGATATTCCTGTAGAAATCGGAATGAGATACGCTGAACCAAGCATTGAAACCGGAATCAGAAACTTGGTAGAAAAAGGCGTAGAAGAAATTGTACTTTTCCCACTTTATCCGCAATATGCGATGAGTACTACAGAAACCGTAGTAGAAAAAGCGAAAGAAGTTCAAGCGAAATTTTTCCCAAATATCAAAATCAATTATGTAAAACCTTTCTATAATAGAGACCTTTACATCAATTGTTTGGCTGAAAGCATTAAAGAAAAATTGCCAGAAAATTTTGATTTGCTTCAGTTTTCGTATCATGGAGTTCCAGAAAGACATATTTACAAAACAGACCCTACCAAAACTTGTAAAATAGGCGATTGTTGCTTCAAAGAAGATCATCCTTCACATCAATATTGTTATAGACACCAATGTCTGAAAACTACCGAATTGGTAAGACAAAAATTAGGTTTGGAAGACAGTCAAGTGAAATCTACTTTCCAGTCTAGATTAGGAAAAGACAAATGGATAGAGCCTTACACAGATGAAACTTTAGAAAATCTACCTAAAAATGGCGTAAAAAATCTAGCAATTGTTTGTCCAGCTTTTGTAAGTGATTGTTTGGAAACACTAGAAGAGATTTCCGTAGAAGGAAAAGAAGAGTTTTTACATGCAGGTGGAGAAAACTTCCATTACGTTCCTTGTCTTAACGACGAAGACAGATGGATAGAAGTCGTAAAACAACTTTGCGAAGAAGAATTATAA
- a CDS encoding thioredoxin family protein, with protein MANTPSNMLALGTRAPFFELPNPSHSNEIQSLEDLKGEKGTLVIFMCNHCPFVLHVIDKLTELYEDYHTQGIEFIAINANDIEKYPADSPEKMIEFQIEKKFEFPYLFDESQAVAKAYDAACTPDFYFFDEKLDLVYRGQMDDSRPGNQKEITGEDLIIAFENLLSGNPQEELQKPSMGCNIKWK; from the coding sequence ATGGCAAATACACCTTCAAATATGCTCGCTTTAGGAACTAGAGCTCCTTTTTTTGAGCTCCCAAATCCTTCTCATAGCAACGAAATTCAATCTTTAGAAGATTTAAAAGGAGAAAAAGGAACATTGGTGATTTTCATGTGCAATCACTGTCCGTTTGTGTTACACGTTATCGATAAATTGACGGAATTATACGAAGATTATCATACGCAAGGAATAGAATTTATCGCTATTAACGCAAATGATATAGAGAAATATCCAGCAGATTCTCCAGAAAAAATGATAGAATTTCAAATCGAAAAAAAATTTGAATTCCCTTATTTGTTTGACGAAAGTCAAGCAGTGGCAAAAGCTTATGACGCAGCTTGTACACCAGATTTTTATTTCTTTGACGAAAAGTTAGATTTGGTTTACCGTGGTCAAATGGATGATTCTAGACCAGGAAATCAAAAAGAAATTACAGGTGAAGACTTAATTATCGCTTTCGAAAATCTATTGTCAGGAAATCCACAAGAAGAATTACAAAAACCAAGCATGGGTTGTAATATCAAATGGAAATAA
- a CDS encoding cbb3-type cytochrome c oxidase subunit I: MKLKNNIIGSWFIIIAIFSLFLGLVFGVLGGLQHLYPDLLKDTLSFQKMRPLHTYLSINWIFTAATGIIYYYLPEVSGRKIYSEKLAKLQIALQILILVLVTVFFVLGKFGGREYLEFPPYIVILIVSSWLIFMYNFFMTVKPNYKTVPVYIWSWSTGLIFFLITTVEAQLWQLSFFNNNIIRDVTIQWKAMGSMVGSWNMLVYGTAMFAMEKISGDQKINQSKIAFFFYFLGLTNLMFNWGHHTYIVPASPTVKLIAYSISMTELLILANIIYSFRKTYLKANHQNHKLSFKILTYAEIWILLNLVLSISISIPAINFYTHGTHITVAHAMGSTIGINTLLLLASITLIVDDVAPHFLNWKRYNWSLLVFNLSLVIFWVCLVGMGLQKISEKLQNKSFYDMINALSIYFKIFTSSGAVLLLALIALLYPLFKFSWHSVTKKIQ, encoded by the coding sequence ATGAAACTGAAAAATAACATCATCGGAAGTTGGTTCATTATCATTGCCATTTTTTCGCTTTTCTTAGGACTTGTTTTTGGAGTTTTAGGAGGATTGCAACATCTTTATCCTGATTTATTGAAAGATACTTTGTCTTTCCAAAAAATGAGACCGCTTCATACTTATCTTTCTATCAACTGGATTTTTACAGCAGCTACAGGAATTATTTATTATTATTTACCAGAAGTTTCGGGTAGAAAAATTTATTCTGAGAAACTGGCGAAATTACAAATCGCTTTACAAATTTTAATACTAGTTTTGGTAACGGTTTTCTTTGTACTAGGAAAATTCGGAGGAAGAGAATATTTAGAATTCCCGCCATATATCGTGATTTTGATTGTGAGTTCTTGGTTGATTTTCATGTATAATTTCTTCATGACGGTAAAACCCAATTACAAAACTGTTCCTGTCTATATCTGGAGTTGGAGCACGGGTTTAATTTTCTTTTTGATTACTACTGTAGAAGCTCAACTTTGGCAATTATCATTTTTTAATAACAATATCATTCGAGATGTAACCATTCAGTGGAAAGCTATGGGTTCTATGGTAGGTTCTTGGAATATGCTGGTGTACGGAACTGCTATGTTTGCAATGGAAAAAATTTCTGGAGACCAAAAAATCAATCAATCTAAAATTGCATTTTTCTTTTATTTTCTTGGCTTAACGAATCTTATGTTCAACTGGGGACACCATACTTACATTGTTCCTGCTTCGCCAACGGTGAAACTGATTGCTTACAGCATTAGTATGACGGAATTGCTTATTTTGGCGAATATTATTTACTCTTTTAGAAAAACTTATCTAAAAGCGAACCACCAAAATCACAAGCTTTCGTTTAAGATTCTTACTTATGCAGAAATCTGGATTTTACTCAACTTGGTTCTTTCTATTTCTATATCTATCCCTGCTATAAATTTCTATACGCACGGAACACATATTACAGTGGCGCATGCAATGGGTTCTACAATTGGCATCAATACTTTACTGTTATTAGCTTCAATCACTTTAATTGTAGATGATGTGGCGCCGCATTTTTTAAATTGGAAAAGATACAATTGGAGTCTTTTAGTCTTCAATTTATCATTGGTTATATTTTGGGTTTGTTTAGTCGGAATGGGACTACAAAAAATTTCTGAAAAATTGCAAAACAAGAGTTTTTATGACATGATTAACGCCTTAAGCATTTATTTCAAAATTTTCACCAGTTCCGGCGCTGTACTTCTTTTGGCACTGATAGCGCTACTCTATCCTTTGTTCAAATTTAGTTGGCACTCTGTGACAAAGAAAATACAGTAA
- a CDS encoding YkvA family protein: MKKITLLFQAFKKDGLLSKFPKILKMFKAYKKGEFQMDLKNVIIPLAAFVYIISPLDFLPGIFLDDLGILALVLPMVLKEVDRFIIWENEKNAVKKDNKVIDAEIIE; this comes from the coding sequence ATGAAAAAAATAACATTGTTGTTTCAAGCATTTAAAAAAGACGGATTGCTTTCTAAGTTTCCGAAAATTTTAAAAATGTTTAAAGCGTACAAAAAAGGCGAATTTCAAATGGACCTTAAGAATGTAATCATTCCACTGGCAGCATTTGTATATATCATTTCGCCATTAGATTTTTTACCGGGAATTTTCTTAGATGATTTAGGAATTCTAGCATTGGTTTTACCGATGGTTTTAAAAGAAGTAGACCGATTTATCATTTGGGAAAACGAAAAAAATGCGGTAAAGAAAGATAATAAAGTTATCGATGCAGAAATAATAGAGTAA
- the miaA gene encoding tRNA (adenosine(37)-N6)-dimethylallyltransferase MiaA, whose translation MQKTLISIIGSTGIGKTKLAIEMAKHFGTEIISCDSRQFFKEMKIGTATPTDEELAQAKHHFIGHLSVQDYYSIGQYEEDALGKIEEIFEEKDFAVLVGGSMMYEKAVVEGLNDLPEANAENQEKLQKIWDEEGLEKLQEILKKLDEEYYNVVHKENPRRLLRAIDVIWQTGRKYSEIIAEPKHKRDFKVIRIGVTAPREIMYERINLRVDKMLEKGLIDEVKSLTEYQKLVPLQTVGYTEIFKYLEGTWDLDFAIEEIKKNSRRYAKRQETWNRKVENVTWLPYDYSEEQLHEILSKIEK comes from the coding sequence ATGCAGAAAACACTCATTTCTATCATTGGCTCTACAGGAATTGGCAAGACAAAACTGGCCATAGAAATGGCAAAACATTTCGGTACAGAGATTATTTCTTGTGATTCTAGACAGTTTTTCAAAGAAATGAAAATAGGAACTGCAACTCCTACAGATGAAGAATTAGCACAAGCTAAACATCATTTTATTGGTCATCTTTCGGTTCAAGATTACTATTCCATAGGTCAATATGAAGAAGATGCTTTGGGAAAAATTGAAGAAATTTTTGAAGAAAAAGATTTCGCAGTTTTGGTTGGAGGAAGTATGATGTACGAAAAAGCAGTTGTAGAAGGACTGAACGATTTGCCTGAAGCTAATGCGGAAAATCAAGAAAAGTTACAGAAAATTTGGGATGAAGAAGGTCTGGAAAAACTCCAAGAGATTCTCAAAAAGCTAGACGAAGAATATTATAATGTAGTTCATAAAGAAAATCCCAGAAGATTATTACGAGCCATTGATGTGATTTGGCAAACAGGCAGAAAATATTCTGAAATTATTGCAGAACCTAAGCATAAAAGAGATTTTAAAGTAATAAGAATAGGAGTTACCGCACCCAGAGAAATCATGTACGAAAGAATTAATCTTCGAGTAGATAAAATGCTGGAAAAAGGTTTGATAGATGAGGTAAAATCTTTGACGGAATATCAAAAACTTGTTCCGCTACAAACCGTAGGTTACACCGAAATTTTTAAATATTTAGAAGGAACTTGGGACTTAGATTTTGCTATTGAAGAAATCAAGAAAAACTCTCGCAGATATGCAAAAAGACAAGAAACTTGGAATAGAAAAGTAGAAAATGTAACTTGGCTTCCGTATGATTATTCAGAAGAGCAGCTTCATGAGATTTTATCGAAGATAGAAAAATAA
- a CDS encoding gamma carbonic anhydrase family protein — protein MALVRELLGKTPKIGENTFLAETAVIIGDVEMGKECSIWYNAVIRGDVHYIKLGNKVNVQDNVMLHCTYEKFPLVIGNNVSIGHNACVHGCTIHDNVLIGMSSVVMDNCVIESNSIVAAGSVVTQGTHIRAGELWGGVPAKKIKDVSQELISGEIDRIANNYVKYSSWYIEEK, from the coding sequence ATGGCTTTAGTAAGAGAACTTTTAGGAAAAACTCCCAAAATCGGGGAAAATACTTTTTTAGCAGAAACAGCAGTAATCATCGGTGATGTAGAAATGGGAAAAGAGTGTAGTATTTGGTATAATGCGGTTATCAGAGGAGATGTACATTATATAAAATTAGGAAACAAAGTAAATGTGCAGGATAATGTTATGCTGCATTGTACGTATGAAAAATTTCCTTTAGTGATTGGCAATAATGTTTCTATTGGGCATAACGCTTGTGTTCATGGTTGCACGATTCATGATAATGTATTGATTGGGATGAGTTCTGTAGTAATGGATAATTGTGTTATAGAAAGCAATTCTATTGTGGCTGCTGGTTCTGTAGTTACCCAAGGAACTCACATTAGAGCAGGTGAATTATGGGGAGGTGTTCCTGCAAAAAAAATAAAAGACGTTTCACAGGAACTGATTTCTGGTGAAATAGACAGAATTGCAAATAATTACGTGAAATATTCTTCTTGGTATATAGAGGAGAAATAG
- a CDS encoding MBL fold metallo-hydrolase yields MLHIHIFRFNPFSENTYVLFNDQKNGVIIDPGNWNEKENEILENFIKEKEISIKNILLTHAHIDHVLGLQWAFDMYKVAIKMHEEEKDVLDRNPMSARNYGFDFKPFVGDIELLNEGEKYFIDEDCFEIFHVPGHSPGSLAFYNEAQKFVISGDALFQGSIGRTDLYRGNHEQLLESIRTKLFTLPEETEVYSGHGNATQICFEKKHNPFF; encoded by the coding sequence ATGCTCCATATTCATATTTTTCGATTCAATCCTTTTTCAGAAAACACTTATGTTTTGTTTAATGACCAAAAAAATGGCGTCATTATAGACCCAGGAAATTGGAACGAAAAAGAAAATGAAATTCTAGAAAATTTCATCAAAGAAAAAGAGATTTCTATCAAAAATATTTTACTGACTCATGCTCACATAGACCATGTTTTAGGCTTACAATGGGCTTTTGACATGTATAAAGTTGCCATAAAAATGCACGAAGAAGAAAAAGATGTACTCGACAGAAACCCAATGTCTGCCAGAAATTATGGATTTGATTTCAAACCTTTTGTTGGCGACATAGAACTTTTAAACGAAGGCGAAAAGTATTTTATAGACGAAGATTGTTTTGAAATTTTCCATGTTCCAGGACATTCGCCGGGAAGTTTGGCTTTCTACAATGAAGCGCAGAAATTTGTAATTTCTGGCGATGCGCTTTTTCAAGGAAGCATTGGCAGAACAGATTTATACAGAGGAAATCATGAGCAATTGCTAGAAAGCATTCGCACGAAACTTTTCACTTTACCCGAAGAAACAGAAGTGTATAGCGGTCACGGAAACGCAACACAAATATGCTTTGAGAAAAAACACAATCCGTTTTTCTAA
- a CDS encoding GNAT family N-acetyltransferase, which yields MQNFPTFSTVRLVLSLPTISDLEDIIIHANSTSEIAGNTITFPYPYEEKHAHFWLKMTEEGFAKKDANIFAIREKENLKLIGAIGLHVDLANRKAEVGYWLGKSFWNKGYVSEALQRILQFGFEELHLNKIYASHFPHNPASGKVLQKNGFEFEGILKQEVLKNGQFLDLHRYAIFQEKYLNSEK from the coding sequence ATGCAAAATTTCCCCACGTTTTCCACAGTCAGATTAGTGCTTTCTTTGCCTACGATTTCAGATTTGGAGGATATTATTATTCATGCCAATTCTACTTCGGAAATTGCAGGAAACACCATTACTTTTCCTTATCCTTATGAAGAAAAGCATGCTCATTTTTGGCTAAAAATGACTGAAGAGGGTTTTGCTAAAAAAGATGCAAACATTTTTGCTATTCGTGAAAAAGAAAATTTAAAATTAATAGGTGCGATTGGTCTTCATGTAGATTTGGCAAATCGAAAAGCAGAAGTTGGATATTGGCTCGGGAAATCTTTTTGGAACAAAGGCTATGTTTCTGAAGCATTACAAAGAATTCTACAATTTGGTTTCGAAGAGTTACATCTAAATAAAATCTATGCTTCTCATTTTCCGCACAATCCTGCTTCGGGAAAAGTTTTGCAGAAAAACGGTTTTGAATTTGAAGGAATTTTGAAGCAAGAAGTTCTTAAAAATGGTCAATTTTTAGATTTACACCGATATGCTATTTTTCAAGAAAAATATTTAAATTCAGAAAAATAA
- a CDS encoding NifU family protein, translated as MHTIIIEPTANPNVMKFVADYTLIPGSLELDRTSDISEIPLAQELFNYPFVSKVFISANFVAVAKEDHVEWEHIAESLKNVIEDELLANPRIYRQKPQQRYEIFAEMTPNPAVMKFGGNRLLLDGFVEVKSREEADEVPLAKVLYDEFKFVKEVFVSENFVAVTKDDSVQWHEVMTVVRNVIAEFLQNGHKITNKEPQKHESPVEKIINREYTDVEQKISDILTEYVSPAVENDGGKISLLEYDAENKTAKMLLQGACSGCPSSTATLKGGIEQVLKNFLPDLVEKVEAVNG; from the coding sequence ATGCATACAATTATTATAGAACCTACTGCAAACCCAAATGTAATGAAGTTTGTGGCTGATTATACACTGATTCCAGGTTCATTAGAACTTGATAGAACTTCTGATATTTCTGAAATTCCATTGGCTCAAGAACTTTTCAATTATCCTTTTGTTTCTAAGGTTTTTATCTCTGCTAATTTTGTAGCAGTTGCTAAAGAAGACCACGTAGAATGGGAGCATATTGCAGAAAGTCTTAAAAACGTCATCGAAGACGAGCTTCTAGCAAATCCTAGAATTTATAGACAAAAACCTCAACAGAGATATGAAATTTTCGCTGAAATGACTCCGAATCCTGCTGTGATGAAATTCGGTGGAAACAGATTATTATTAGACGGTTTCGTAGAAGTAAAATCTAGAGAAGAAGCAGATGAAGTTCCTTTAGCAAAAGTACTTTATGATGAATTTAAATTTGTAAAAGAAGTTTTTGTCTCAGAAAATTTCGTAGCAGTAACCAAAGATGATTCTGTACAATGGCATGAAGTGATGACTGTAGTGAGAAATGTTATTGCCGAGTTTTTACAAAATGGCCACAAAATCACCAATAAAGAACCTCAGAAACACGAAAGTCCTGTAGAAAAAATCATCAATAGAGAGTATACAGATGTTGAGCAAAAAATTTCTGATATTTTAACTGAATACGTTTCACCGGCTGTAGAAAACGATGGTGGGAAAATTTCACTTTTAGAGTATGATGCAGAAAATAAAACCGCAAAAATGCTTTTACAAGGTGCTTGTAGCGGTTGTCCAAGTTCTACAGCTACGTTAAAAGGAGGAATAGAACAAGTGCTTAAAAATTTCTTGCCAGATTTAGTAGAAAAAGTAGAAGCTGTAAACGGATAA
- a CDS encoding M4 family metallopeptidase has translation MKSKITLAASFLAVSFAFAQNTPSKLISGKSDMFAEHVRFDASKAPDFKGKPMVYDETAKQMKEVSGLKLSSDKDALGFENHKFQQTVNGIPVEYGMINMLVKKGKVVSQNGVWFKNVPATVEKRAGISEANALNSALAYVGATSYKWQNADEEAFLKSDTKDANATFYPKGKLVYYNDPADVNAKKLTLAYKFDVYASEPVSRQEVYVDAKTGKVLGTNALILETNAPGTAVTAYSGNQAIVADQVSATSYRLRETGRNGGTAVETYNLKQGTNYSRATDFTDTDNTWNNVNTSLDQYATDAHWGAEKTVDYLKAQFNRNSIDNNHFAIKSYVHYSRNYFNAFWDGSRMTYGDGSSTNGNKPLTALDVCAHEIGHGMTTKTANLVYQKESGALNEAFSDILGNSVEFWARPTKASWKLGEDFNYVIRDMANPNAYGDPDTYGGTYWVNPNCTPSSTNDYCGVHTNSGVLNFWYYLLVNGGSGTNDKGFAYNVTGVGLDKAAQIAYRTLTTYLTSTSTYANARTYSLQAAADLYGAGSAEVTQTTNAWNAVGVGGGTSPAGRVAADATTAPVYKVAANVDRVYINFESENAEMRNVELVSITGKKVAAKSAKVVQGANNVEVNIPAQVHPGVYYVLVNGQKVGSFIKK, from the coding sequence ATGAAGTCTAAAATTACTCTTGCGGCTAGCTTTCTAGCTGTCTCTTTTGCGTTTGCGCAAAACACTCCTTCAAAACTAATTTCTGGTAAGTCAGACATGTTTGCAGAACATGTAAGATTTGATGCTTCAAAAGCTCCCGATTTCAAAGGTAAGCCAATGGTTTATGATGAAACGGCTAAACAAATGAAAGAAGTTTCAGGTCTTAAATTAAGTTCTGATAAAGATGCTTTGGGTTTTGAAAATCACAAATTTCAACAAACAGTTAATGGGATTCCTGTAGAGTATGGAATGATTAATATGTTGGTAAAGAAAGGGAAGGTGGTTAGTCAGAATGGAGTTTGGTTTAAAAATGTTCCAGCTACTGTTGAGAAAAGAGCGGGTATTTCTGAAGCTAATGCATTAAACAGTGCTTTAGCTTATGTAGGAGCAACTTCTTATAAATGGCAGAATGCTGATGAAGAAGCGTTCTTAAAAAGCGATACAAAAGATGCAAATGCTACTTTTTATCCAAAAGGAAAATTGGTGTATTATAATGATCCAGCGGATGTAAATGCGAAAAAACTTACGCTGGCTTATAAGTTTGATGTTTATGCTTCTGAACCAGTAAGTAGACAAGAGGTTTATGTAGATGCTAAAACTGGGAAAGTTTTGGGAACAAATGCTTTAATTTTAGAAACAAATGCTCCAGGAACAGCAGTTACGGCTTACAGTGGGAATCAAGCAATTGTGGCAGATCAAGTAAGTGCTACTTCTTATAGATTAAGAGAAACCGGTAGAAATGGTGGTACTGCTGTTGAAACTTATAACTTAAAGCAAGGAACCAATTATTCTAGAGCAACTGATTTTACAGATACGGATAATACTTGGAATAATGTAAATACTTCATTGGATCAATATGCTACAGATGCACATTGGGGAGCTGAAAAAACAGTGGATTATCTTAAAGCACAATTCAATAGAAATAGTATAGACAATAATCATTTTGCAATTAAATCTTACGTACATTATTCTAGAAATTATTTCAATGCGTTTTGGGATGGGTCTAGAATGACTTATGGAGATGGAAGTTCTACTAATGGAAATAAACCATTAACAGCTTTAGATGTTTGTGCTCACGAAATTGGTCACGGTATGACTACTAAAACGGCTAATTTGGTTTATCAGAAAGAATCTGGAGCATTAAACGAAGCGTTTTCTGATATCTTAGGAAATTCTGTGGAGTTTTGGGCAAGACCTACAAAAGCTTCTTGGAAGTTAGGAGAAGATTTCAATTACGTAATTAGAGACATGGCAAATCCTAACGCTTATGGAGATCCAGATACTTATGGTGGAACATATTGGGTAAATCCTAACTGTACGCCATCTTCTACTAATGATTACTGTGGAGTTCATACCAATTCTGGAGTTCTTAACTTCTGGTATTATTTGTTGGTAAATGGAGGTTCTGGTACTAATGATAAAGGCTTTGCGTATAATGTAACTGGAGTTGGTTTAGATAAAGCGGCTCAAATTGCATACAGAACACTTACCACTTATTTAACTTCTACTTCTACTTATGCGAATGCTAGAACGTATTCGCTTCAAGCTGCTGCAGATTTATATGGAGCTGGAAGTGCAGAGGTTACTCAAACAACCAATGCTTGGAATGCTGTAGGTGTAGGTGGTGGAACTTCTCCTGCTGGAAGAGTTGCTGCAGATGCTACTACTGCGCCAGTGTATAAAGTTGCTGCGAATGTAGATAGAGTTTATATAAATTTTGAAAGTGAAAATGCAGAAATGAGAAATGTAGAATTGGTAAGCATTACAGGTAAGAAAGTTGCTGCTAAATCTGCAAAAGTGGTTCAAGGTGCTAATAATGTAGAAGTAAATATTCCAGCACAAGTTCATCCAGGAGTGTATTACGTATTAGTAAATGGACAAAAAGTTGGTTCTTTTATCAAGAAATAA
- a CDS encoding c-type cytochrome: MKKIWIFLTLFFAFTTYSSWIYTGATDYGTVMTTRQQLGKKIYQEYNCQSCHQIFGLGGYLGPELTTAISDKTRGEAYVKAFIENGGGTRMPNFHFSKEQTEALVDYLKYVDANAFSYKNTTPNETEK; encoded by the coding sequence ATGAAAAAGATATGGATTTTTTTGACGCTCTTTTTTGCGTTTACCACTTATTCTTCTTGGATTTATACAGGCGCAACAGACTACGGAACCGTAATGACTACCCGACAACAATTGGGTAAAAAAATATATCAAGAGTACAATTGTCAATCTTGCCATCAGATTTTTGGTTTAGGAGGTTATTTAGGTCCAGAACTTACTACTGCTATTTCAGATAAAACTCGTGGAGAAGCCTACGTAAAAGCTTTTATAGAAAATGGTGGCGGAACCAGAATGCCTAATTTTCATTTCAGTAAAGAACAAACAGAAGCATTGGTAGATTATTTAAAATATGTAGACGCAAACGCTTTTTCTTATAAAAACACTACACCAAATGAAACTGAAAAATAA
- a CDS encoding type IX secretion system plug protein, translated as MKFLKFTFLLLSVLVFGQKIKSIQLFNPQTNDETPVIKFGEQLVLNFDDLENKSTVYRYTFKHFDRNWKDDGLFFTEYAKGPVNSYIQDFRYSFNTVQKYTHYTLKFPNEKTQLKISGNYEIIVFDESVNKPLFKKRFCVVENGANLGINVTRFADSKAQNLNQRIEVSAISNQASLFSNLNSISLNVIQNNNFGLGIYNQKPNAAMGNKLLFQQMNLVFPGNNEFYYFDNKNMSQPFDMVAAINNNDEGNHTYLHSVWAFPLNYQYQPDVNGAFYFRRNDLGIERNADTEADYSWVYFSLDSEKTEKEIYVLGAFNDFIPSEENRMSYDENAKKYIARIYLKQGFYNYILATKDATGFIDLGEINGNFWQTENLYQAFLYYAPFDRNYDGLIGYGETRKR; from the coding sequence ATGAAATTTCTAAAATTTACTTTTTTATTGCTTTCTGTTTTGGTTTTTGGTCAAAAAATTAAAAGTATTCAGCTTTTTAATCCTCAGACCAATGATGAAACACCTGTAATCAAATTTGGGGAGCAATTGGTTTTGAATTTTGATGATTTAGAAAATAAATCTACCGTTTATCGATATACATTTAAACATTTTGATAGAAATTGGAAAGACGACGGTTTGTTTTTTACGGAATATGCAAAAGGTCCTGTGAATTCTTATATTCAAGATTTTAGATACTCTTTTAATACGGTTCAAAAGTATACACACTACACTTTAAAATTCCCGAATGAAAAAACGCAACTGAAAATATCTGGAAATTATGAAATCATCGTTTTTGATGAATCGGTGAATAAACCGCTTTTTAAGAAAAGGTTTTGTGTAGTAGAAAATGGTGCGAATTTAGGGATTAATGTAACCAGATTTGCAGATAGTAAAGCGCAAAATCTTAATCAAAGAATAGAAGTTTCTGCGATTTCTAATCAAGCAAGTTTGTTTTCTAACCTCAATTCTATTAGCTTGAATGTGATTCAAAATAATAATTTTGGACTGGGGATTTATAATCAGAAACCCAATGCTGCGATGGGAAATAAATTGCTTTTTCAGCAGATGAATTTGGTTTTTCCGGGAAATAATGAGTTCTATTATTTTGATAATAAAAACATGAGTCAACCTTTTGATATGGTAGCTGCAATTAATAATAATGACGAAGGAAATCATACCTATTTGCATTCGGTTTGGGCTTTTCCGCTTAACTATCAATATCAGCCAGATGTAAACGGAGCGTTTTATTTCAGAAGAAATGATTTAGGAATTGAAAGAAATGCAGATACAGAAGCGGATTATTCTTGGGTGTATTTTTCTTTGGATTCAGAAAAAACAGAAAAGGAAATTTATGTTTTAGGCGCTTTTAATGATTTCATTCCTTCAGAAGAAAATAGAATGTCTTATGATGAAAATGCTAAAAAATACATTGCCAGAATTTATTTGAAACAAGGTTTTTACAATTATATTTTGGCTACCAAAGATGCGACAGGCTTTATTGATTTAGGTGAAATTAATGGTAATTTTTGGCAAACCGAAAACTTGTATCAAGCATTTTTATATTACGCTCCTTTTGATAGAAATTATGATGGTTTAATTGGTTACGGCGAAACCAGAAAAAGATAA